From one Lotus japonicus ecotype B-129 chromosome 3, LjGifu_v1.2 genomic stretch:
- the LOC130748089 gene encoding uncharacterized protein LOC130748089: protein MSSSVQESVFELEPEFLEANNMVLMSLMEETQEDEYYVDDRLVSMIQSLEAEISGPVLGQMYNMGHVDDQDFSRSFSGSDDMELISSSPFCEMNAWIPFGDEMEHEAMGYKAGNDINDFEMSYGVFWEQQHREVFFSQGPNDAVF from the coding sequence ATGTCATCCTCAGTGCAAGAGAGTGTCTTTGAATTAGAACCAGAGTTCTTGGAGGCCAACAATATGGTTCTCATGTCCTTGATGGAAGAAACACAGGAAGATGAGTACTATGTCGATGATAGACTCGTAAGCATGATCCAGTCACTGGAGGCAGAGATCTCTGGCCCTGTGTTGGGTCAAATGTACAACATGGGACACGTGGATGATCAAGATTTCTCCAGATCATTCAGTGGCTCTGATGACATGGAATTGATCTCTTCTTCACCGTTTTGTGAGATGAATGCGTGGATCCCCTTTGGAGATGAGATGGAGCATGAAGCAATGGGATATAAAGCTGGAAATGACATCAATGATTTTGAAATGTCTTATGGAGTTTTCTGGGAGCAACAGCATAGAGAGGTTTTTTTCTCTCAAGGACCAAATGATGCAGTAttctga